In the Vibrio sp. FE10 genome, CAGTAGTTGTTGACCTTTTTGAACTCGTTGGCCTTCTCTAACCAATATCTCTTTGACTAAGCCACCCTCAAGGTTTTGAACCACTTGGATTTGAGAGGAAGGGATGACCTTGCCTTGGCCAACGGTGACTTTGTCTATTTCAGCCCAATTCGCCCACGCAATAGCAGCAACAAAAAACAGAATGATTACCCACAACATTATACGCGCGCTGGTTGGCGTATTGAGTAGCAATGCCGCTGTTTTATCATCGACGTACTCAAGTTCGGTATCGTTCAATTTGCTGAAATTTTTCTGACTCATAACAGTCCTTGTGTGCTGAATAAAGGTGCAAGCCTATTGAGTGTATTCTTAGTTCTAAGAAATGTTAAGAATTTGTTCGTTTAAATCTTTGAATTTATATAATTTTTAAGAGTTATCGATTTTTGAAATCCGTCTTATCAAGCTGGTGTTTCCTAAGCTTGTCATACAGCGTTTTTCGAGAGACTTGGAGTTCTTGTTGCACCTCTTTCAATCGTCCTTGATGGCGATGTAACGCCTCGATTAAGATTATTTGTTCAAAGCTATCAGTACGTTGGCTTAATGACTGTTGCTGCTCTTCAGGGCTGATATCAAGCTGGTTTTCGTCGTTTTGCTCATTATCATCACTGTCGAGAGCAGGTTGCTTTACTTGTGTCAGCACTCTGAGCTCAGCGTGTTGGCGAAGCTGTCGAATGTTTTCGCTCCAATGGGTTGCGATCAACCGTTGAATCTCTTTTTCTGTGATAACGGGCGGCGGTAACTGGTATCGACTGGCTGCACCGCGAGCAAAATGCTTGAATAAAGAGCCAATATCTTCCGTTCTTTGCGCCAAGGGTAGTAAATTAAATCGGCGCAGTTCACTTGTAATTGTAGTAGGAACTACTGTAGTTGCGATAATGATACAAGTTGCATTGGTCTTGCATGAGTTTTCACGAAGTAAAGTGGGTTTTAGAGCGGCTAACCATAGCCATTGCTGCGAAGTTAATGCTTCTGTTTCATGGATATAAAGTGTTCCGCCCTGATGTTTTAGGAATAATTGCAGAACAAACTGATCAAACGTAGCTTGGTCATTGCGCGGTAAATTGAATGCGGCGACAGGGCAAAGCTCAGCAGTTTGATGGCTGTGCAAATCGTGCGTGTACTGTGCTGTGATTCTTTTTCCTGTTCCTAAATCCCCAACAAACAACAATAGCGGGTTGGCTTTGGTATCTAAGGTGATTAATTCCCGACGTAGGGTCTGCATCGAAGCAGATTGCCCAATCAGTTTTGGCCCCACCTGATTTTGCATCGCAAGTTCTTTTCTCAGCAGGTTGTTCTCTTCAACTAAGGCCAGTTTGTCTGCTGCCTTTTTTACTGCGGTGAGCAGAGCATCGACAACAAATGGCTTCTCTAAAAAGTCATAAGCGCCAGATTTCATTGCTGATACGGCGGTCTGCACATCACCATGTCCGGTGAGCACAATCACTTGAAAGTGGGGATTATGGCTGAGTAACTGTTGCGTAAATTGAATACCGTCCATCACTGGCATGTGAATATCGGTGATCACAATTCCGGCTTGAGCAATGTTGATCTTCTTCATTGCCTCAATGGCATTGGGAAAGCAGACAATATCGATGCCTTCAATAAGCATGGCTTGTTCTACTGAGTCTCGAATTGCTGGCTCATCGTCAACAAAATAGAGTTTGGGCATAGATTGCAAAAGCGGTGTCCTTAGCATTTACAGTTAAATAAAATGATTCATAACAGGGGATTAGCCCTAATTTCGATAAAGTGGAATATCGAGCGTGAACATCATTCCCGATGGCTGGTGTAGGGTCGCAGTAATGGTGCCGTTATACGCTTCAATAATGCGTTTCGATATCGACAGCCCC is a window encoding:
- a CDS encoding sigma-54-dependent transcriptional regulator, which gives rise to MPKLYFVDDEPAIRDSVEQAMLIEGIDIVCFPNAIEAMKKINIAQAGIVITDIHMPVMDGIQFTQQLLSHNPHFQVIVLTGHGDVQTAVSAMKSGAYDFLEKPFVVDALLTAVKKAADKLALVEENNLLRKELAMQNQVGPKLIGQSASMQTLRRELITLDTKANPLLLFVGDLGTGKRITAQYTHDLHSHQTAELCPVAAFNLPRNDQATFDQFVLQLFLKHQGGTLYIHETEALTSQQWLWLAALKPTLLRENSCKTNATCIIIATTVVPTTITSELRRFNLLPLAQRTEDIGSLFKHFARGAASRYQLPPPVITEKEIQRLIATHWSENIRQLRQHAELRVLTQVKQPALDSDDNEQNDENQLDISPEEQQQSLSQRTDSFEQIILIEALHRHQGRLKEVQQELQVSRKTLYDKLRKHQLDKTDFKNR